CAATTTGTAAAACACTCGTGCATTTTCTCTCAAAATTTTTTCCAGTAGCGAATCGGATAGCCCTTTTGGAATGGCATCATCCGGTCCGTCAAAATGCCAGTGTGGATAATCGGTCGAAAACATCAGTATTTCATCCGAGTCCAGTTGTCCAATCATTTGCAAAAGGTGTTCGGAATTTATGGGCGTATCCATCGGTTGTAGCGTCATTCGAATGTGTTCTCGCACGTAGTCCGATGGGGGGCGCACAACCCAGGGGGTGTCTCGGCGCAGGCCTTTCCACTCTTTGTCCATGCGCCACATCCAGGCGGGCATCCAGCCGAATCCACTTTCGATTAATACCACCCGCAATTCGGGAAACCGCGCAAACGCGCCTTCGGAGATTAAGCTCAGGACTTGTGCCTGAAAAATCTGCGCCATATCGGCACATTCTTCAATATAGGTTGAAGGCCAGCCCACGGGTGTGGGGGGAAGCGATGAAGCACCGCCAAAATGAATGCCAATTGCCAGATCGTGATTTACTGCAGCCGCGTACATCGGATTGTATTCGCTTTTTCCATATAGAGAATAGGAGCGAACAGGGAGTATTACCTGTACGAAGCCGGGATGATCGCCAAAGCGTTCAATTTCTCGCGCGGCGAGGATGGGATTCTGGCTGGGTACGACCAATGAAGCGCGGAGACGCGCGTCTTTCTCCAGCCAGTGATCGATCTGCCACTGGTTGACCGCTGTTGCAAGCGATGCTGCAAGGTCTTCGTTGTGTACGCTTTGCACCCAATAGCCACAGGTCAAAATCCCCACTTCTACATCCCAGGGATCGAGTACCTGTTTTTGCGTCAGTCCCAGGTCGGAACCCGGGGGACCATTTGTGGGTCGAGTACCTTTCCGTGCAGATGTGGGCGCGCCACCCGGATAATCATTCGCGCCGGGGCCTCGGAAATGGGATTCGCGAATATACGCAACCCAGTGGTCTTCCAGATACGGGACAAGGGTTTCCAATGAGGCAAACGCATTGTGAATGTCGCAATCGATAACGGGTCGGCCGAGGCCTGTAAAATCAGCGGTCATATTTCTTCTCTTCTGGATGTGATCATTGCGAGACGCCGCCGTGTGCGTCAAAAAAATCGAAAATGGCCGGCAGGGCCGTGAACCATATCGTGTTGTGCGTATCGTCGGGGGTTTCTTTATAGGTGAAATTTTTCATATACTTTGCCAGCAGTTTCGCGGTGCGTCGAGCGGGTTCTACCAGCGCGACCATGTCCTTTGCTCCTTGTGAAAATAGCACGGGAAGATCGGCATGCGGTTTGACGTGTCTCGATCTTACCCACCGCCCGCTGGCCGCGATTGGCGCGATGGCGGCAAATTTTTCGGCATGTCTCAATCCCAAAATCCAGGTGCCGCCTCCGCCCATCGAATGTCCGGTGAGGTACACGCGCTCTGGATCGATATTGTAGATGGATAATACGCGATCCAATACATCCATGACATCTTGTCCGCCAATCCTGCGATACCCTGTAAAAGGCCCGCGTCCACTCGGCGCGACAAATAAATATCCGCGTTCTTGTGATAGGCTCTTGCATAAATTCTCTGTTTCGCCTCTTCTGCGCCGGTCCAACCAGGTGTTTTCGCTGCCAGAAGCACCGTGAAGGCCAATGATCAGCGGCCATGATCGATCCGGTGTATATCCCTCTGGCACAAATATGCGATAGGGTACGAGTTGGCTGTCAACGGCTGAGCGGTACGCGAGGTGAAAGTCGCCAGTGCTTTTCTCCAGGGGGTCTTCTCCAGACAAAAGTGCCGAAGATAGGGTTTCGGCGAGGTCGATGTCCGCCGGTATGTTAATCGCGCCGCGCCATGTCAATCCTCTGCCGCTGCGGCGGTATTTCATGACCATGGGTTGCGCTGTTCGCCTGAGGTCGCCCACGTATTTGGCGTGCATTTCCTCGAGGTGCGCGACGATATATTCGATTGTTTCAGCGGCTGCCCGCTGGGTCGCACCACGAGACGCGATATTCTCACGCTGCAAGGTTTTTAGCCGCGTTTGCAAACTTTTCAGGCGTGAAGACATTGTGTCTGTGTGCAGAAAAGCCCGCGTGACTCTCAGCAGGAGTTTGCCCGCTGGATCGCGCAATTCATAGCGCACACCTGCGGGTCCTTCGGGCAAACCCGCTGTTGATAGGGCACAATTGAAAGCGCGGACAGACGAAATGGGTAGTGTGCGCTCGTCAACCACACCCTTCGTTCCTCGCAGCGATAGCCGCGCCGTATATTCGCCTGAAAGCGGCTGTCCCAGGGTGAAGAGGGGTTTCAGTTGTACGTGAAGCGTGTCGCCTGTGTTCGTGATGGTGCGATTTAATACCAGGTTGTAGCTTGTAGCGAGTTCTGTTCCTTCGCCAGAGCTACCGTCTCGCGTCATTGCCATAAATCGTATAAACAGGCGATAGGCGCGATAGTTATCTTTTTTTTCAAAAGCAGCAAAAGCTGTATCCGATAGTGCCTGGAGATCGGGTGGTACGCCCTCATCTGTTGCTTTCAGGCGGTTCAATGTAGAACGCGCGACCACTGTAAATGCGCGGGCATCTTCCCAGGCGATATCGCCGAGTTGTTCGCCTTCGAGCAGGGTGATAGGATGCTGGGCATGGCCTCTTGCATAAGTTCCTGCTATACAGAACAGGCAGATGCCGCATATCGAGGTGTATTTAAAAAGAAGATGCGGGAAAGAGATAGACATAAGAGTCTCTTTTTTATAAATCAACGGAGTGGTGTACAACTGCGATAGCAGTTCATCATTCGACAAAATAAGTTGCTATTGGGAAAAATGCAAGGCTAAGGAACAATTCCGACTTGTGCGATGCAGCATCCCACTTTATCATGGTCTGTCGCTACTATTGTCAATTTTATGAAAAGGATGAAATCATGGCCTATTTCCTCCGAAAATCCATCATCGCCCTTTTGTGCTTCCTCCCCGGCACCATTCTCGCAGATGTTTCGCTACCCGCGATTTTTTCAGATAATATGGTTTTGCAGCGGGAAATTGCAATATCTGTGTGGGGAAATGCCAGTGCCAATGAAGAGATTACCATTGAGTTAGATACCCAGCGCGTGACGATCACAGCAGATGCGGGGGGTACGTGGCAGATTCACCTGAGTCCTATGGAAGCGGGAGGCCCGTATCAGCTCACCGTGCGTGGCAAAAATGTCGTCACGTTTAACAATGTGATGGTGGGGGAAGTCTGGGTTTGCTCGGGGCAATCCAATATGGCCTGGCTCGTCAGGCGTTCCCAAAATCCGGAGGAGGAGATCAAAGCGGCGGATTATCCCAATATCAGGCTTTTTACAGTCAAACGCAATGCCGCACAAAGGCCCGCACAAGATGTTGAGGGCACATGGAGTGTATGCGATACGAGTAGTGTCGGCAATTTTTCTGCAGTGGCCTATTATTTTGGACGCCGTTTGCACAAGTCTTTGAATGTACCCATTGGTCTTATCAATACATCCTGGGGTGGTACACCGGCTGAAGCCTGGACTTCATTGCCCGCGCTTCAAGTCATACCGGAGTATGCGCCGCTGGGCAAACGCTGGGCAGAATACATTGCCGCTTATCCAGAAGCACAGAAGGAATACCAGACCAGACTCGCCTTCTGGCAGGCAAATATCGATAGCTTGCGCGCTCTGGGGCAACGCCGTCCGCGAAGACCGTGGCGAAATCCGAATAGTCCCCATCGTCCGTCTGCGCTCTACAATGGGATGATTGCGCCTATCGTTTCTTATGGTATTCGAGGTGCGATCTGGTATCAGGGGGAGTCAAATGCTGGCCGCGCGTATCAATATCGCGCGTTGTTTCCGGCGATGATTCAGAACTGGCGTTCGAGTTGGGGGCAGGGCGCATTTCCGTTTTTCTTTGTACAGCTTGCCAATTTCAGACAGGTAAAGGAAAATCCAGAGGAAAGTGCCTGGGCTGAATTGCGCGAGGCGCAATTGATGGCGCTTTCATTGCCGAATACCGGTATGGCCGTGGCGATTGATATTGGAGAGGCAGACGATATTCACCCGAAAAATAAACAGGATGTTGGCTTGCGTCTGGCTCTGGGTGCAGAAGCTACCGTCTATGGTGTGGAGCAACCGCATTCTGGTCCCATTTATCGGTCTATGGCGGTAGAAAAAAACAAAATTCGCCTGAAATTTGATCACGCGTATGGCGGCTTAAAAGCAAAGGGCGATATGCTCAAGGGTTTCGCGATTGCCGATCAAGATAGCAAATTTGTCTGGGCAGAGGCAAAGATTGATGTCGACGATGTGCTGGTCTGGAGCAAAGATGTACCGCAACCCGTTGCTGTCAGATACGCCTGGGCAGATAATCCGATTTGCAATTTGTACAATGGAGCAGATTTGCCAGCATCGCCTTTTCGCACAGATGACTGGCGCGGT
The Gemmatimonadota bacterium genome window above contains:
- a CDS encoding amidohydrolase family protein → MTADFTGLGRPVIDCDIHNAFASLETLVPYLEDHWVAYIRESHFRGPGANDYPGGAPTSARKGTRPTNGPPGSDLGLTQKQVLDPWDVEVGILTCGYWVQSVHNEDLAASLATAVNQWQIDHWLEKDARLRASLVVPSQNPILAAREIERFGDHPGFVQVILPVRSYSLYGKSEYNPMYAAAVNHDLAIGIHFGGASSLPPTPVGWPSTYIEECADMAQIFQAQVLSLISEGAFARFPELRVVLIESGFGWMPAWMWRMDKEWKGLRRDTPWVVRPPSDYVREHIRMTLQPMDTPINSEHLLQMIGQLDSDEILMFSTDYPHWHFDGPDDAIPKGLSDSLLEKILRENARVFYKL
- a CDS encoding sialate O-acetylesterase codes for the protein MAYFLRKSIIALLCFLPGTILADVSLPAIFSDNMVLQREIAISVWGNASANEEITIELDTQRVTITADAGGTWQIHLSPMEAGGPYQLTVRGKNVVTFNNVMVGEVWVCSGQSNMAWLVRRSQNPEEEIKAADYPNIRLFTVKRNAAQRPAQDVEGTWSVCDTSSVGNFSAVAYYFGRRLHKSLNVPIGLINTSWGGTPAEAWTSLPALQVIPEYAPLGKRWAEYIAAYPEAQKEYQTRLAFWQANIDSLRALGQRRPRRPWRNPNSPHRPSALYNGMIAPIVSYGIRGAIWYQGESNAGRAYQYRALFPAMIQNWRSSWGQGAFPFFFVQLANFRQVKENPEESAWAELREAQLMALSLPNTGMAVAIDIGEADDIHPKNKQDVGLRLALGAEATVYGVEQPHSGPIYRSMAVEKNKIRLKFDHAYGGLKAKGDMLKGFAIADQDSKFVWAEAKIDVDDVLVWSKDVPQPVAVRYAWADNPICNLYNGADLPASPFRTDDWRGITADHLYRR